The DNA window GGGTCAGGCTACCTGGTCATGTCTGCTCAAAAGGCACCGCTGGTGCAGCCTGACATGCCCCTGGCTTTGGTTGCAAGCACGAGTGAGATTAATGTGACTGCAAGAATGCAGGGTGCAAGATGTATGGATGGGTTCCTGCCCACCATTGATGCAGAGTTTGGTTGGACAGGGTATGACAGGGATGGTCTTGTCTGAGTTGGGTTGGGTTTGTTCAGGATGTCTTGCCTGGATGTCTGAGGTGACTTATGGATAAGCCAGCAGATCTCTTTGTGCCCCAACCTAGCTGGACTCGTCACCTGATTTGATGACTACAGGTTCTCCTGTCTGCTGCCTTGCTATGTGGCAATGTGAGGGTGGTTTTCCCTTGGGTCTTACCATCTTGAGAACACAGCTGCTTTTGTTTGCATCCTTTTGTTCTTCACATCTAGGGTCTGTGACTTGAGAGTAAGAAGAATCATTGCTGGTTCTGTATTGCTGTTCCTCTGATGTATTTGCTGGTTCTGTATTGCTGTTTCTCTGATGTATTTGCTGGTTCTGTATTGCTGTTTCTCTGGTGTATTTGCTGGTTCTGTATTGCTGTCTCTCTGATGTATTTGTTGAGTTGTGCGGCATGGTGTTTCAGTGGGTAGTGCAGTTACCTCATACCACCAGGGGTTGTATGGGGGTTCGAATTCTACCTCCTCTTTGTGTGGAGATAATATAACACAATTTGCACCATGCTCCAACACAAGTTACTTGCAAATAGACATAAGAACATTTAGCTCAGTAACATTTAGCTCTCCAGCTATACATAGCCTCAACCATCCTGACTCTGAACTACTTATACATCTGGCTACTTCCATGTAGTctcatgattatttttttaaatgatttcaaCTGGGTAATATTGAGGGTTTCAGGACTCCAACTTACTTTTTCTGACTTCCAAATGTTAGACGCTGATGAACCAATAGGTAGGAACAACAAACaccttttcaattaaaaaaaaaaaaaaaacatgttttcccaGAGCTCTGTTCTGATAAATGGCTCCTGAGATTTGACTCGGGTGACTTGTGGTAAATGTCATGTTACAGATCTGACTGAAGCTTAATGAGCCTCTCTAGGCTCAAACGATCTAACGGTGCAGATGAGGCTGGTAAGGCCACGGAAGCCCTTGTGTGGTTTGTTTTGGTGGGAATTAGTTTAGGTAAAACTGGAACTTCACTTCAGAGTGCCTTTCTGCTGTTACGTAACTTGAGATTCTGGCTGGGGAGTAAGTCTACCAGGGTTTTTAGGGCAGGTGCACAGATCACCTGCAAATGTGTACATGAAAAATTTTGATAATTTGCTGATGCATTATATTTCATGGTCTGAGCATGCCTGACCAGTGGAGTCACCTACGCCACCTGCCATTCCACCCTATTTATTTAATAGGTTTAACATGAGCCTGTCCTGCTCACTCATGCTCCCCGCCTCAATGGTTCTGCAcccaagggcgtagatttgggtatggacagtATGGACACGTCCCTACCAATGCTGTGGGAGTGTCTTGTGcgttgggtgggggtgggggggggtttaggcTTATTTAGTGCCTACCAATTTTCAGACCCTTGTCTGTTTCTGACACCTTTCACCTTCCAGGATGGGGACCCAAAGATAGCTCCACATAGCCAGTTTGGGCTGAGCATGCCTGACAGGGTGGAAGACCCATGCTACGCTGGAGGGATCATGTCTCCCAGTTGGTTTGGGACCACTTGAGGATCCCCCAGAAGGAGCTGTGACCTCATTTTATGTGATTTTGAGATTCGTGCCTTTTAACCATGTAAAACATTGCTTAGCTCACCGGTGAGCAAGGCAAACATTCAGCGTATTTGTCTGATCGACTGCCCAGATAGAAACAGATGTTTGGATGGGCTGGAACCTGTTGGGTGACCCTGCATGTGCGTCTTGGAGGGGCACCTCCCACAGGGTAATATGTCATGAGATGGCAGGTCTGCCTCTTCTGCCTGCAGAGTGATATGCATGGATCCGTTTCCTGTAAGTGATGGAAAAGGTTAAAGAAAACGATCTGTCTTTTTGAAATGCCCGGCAGTGCCATTCAGGGAGGGGGACGTCGGCTGGGTGCCCTGAAACCTGCGGGGTAGATGCTTGACATTGTCTCTCTTCGTAACAACCCGCATGCCCCCACTTGTCCAAACAGGGAGGTGTCCTGGGAAAATGGATGCTGGAAGGGCCTCAGTACATCTAAGACTGTGCACTTGTACAGTGGCTGTATGTCACTCCCAGGTCACTGTCCGTCCAGACAGCTGCTTGGGGAAGAGGGAGCCGCACGGAGCCCATTAAATCTGCCCCTTCCATTAGCAAACCAAGCGGTAACCTGATCTGTCACTCGCTGCAccaacccccctcccagcccccaccTTGGAAAATTAAAACCCGAAGGGTTTTGTCGTGCACAGGGGAAATGCATTATTTCACAGCCTGAGCAGTGGGTGCCGTTGCCATCAGAGGGCTGCAGTAATAGAAAGCACGTATGTATATGTACTGCATATTCCTGCTGAGGGTCTCTTAGCCAGAGTAGAAGGAATGAGCTTTTAGCATGTCTCAGCATATGGCAGTGATCCTGTCAGATTAGTGCCTCCGTTACTTGCCCCCTATAAATAATGAGATGTAGAAGCGTGTCGTTTTGCTAATCTAGTTTAACAGCTTTACTGACGTAGGCAAACAAAGCTTCTGCTTACAGTGTTTCAGGGTTACGTTGCACTCGTGGTACCAGATGCTCATAGTGTTTTTGACAGTAACCGTCATTGATTTATTAGTATTTTGACGGGCGCGCCCCTTCCCACAATTTTTGCCAAGTTCTTTGATTGGCTGCGGACCCAGCAGTAGTCGGCGTGAAAACCAATCGGGGAAGATCTTTTGACGAAACCGCATGCCTAACATGGAGAACAGTATGTACATgtgtccccacccccaccactaTGGCTCCTGTGCGTGGACTTTCTTAGCAGTGGTATTAAGGGAACCTCTGTTTGTTTTATGGGCTGGTATCAAACTTTTTGATTGACAGGCAAAGCTACCAATAGTGGTCAAAGGAGATCCACCGCGGGCACACCATGAGCCCCTCCTCCCTGCTGTTATTTATActttttgtatgtctgaaacTCATTGTCATTTTGAAAATGCTCCTTGACCTTTTAGCTTTATGGTTTTCCTCTCTGATGTTGAGGGTTATAAAATGTATCTATTGTAAAAGTGTAATTGCAAGGTCCTCCTCCACAGCTCATGTTTTCTGAAATCCAAAGGCCAGAGAGTTGAACCAAAGCATGCTTGTGGTTGGTGCGCGTCTGCCAGGGTTGGGTATTTTTGGACACTGTGGCTGTCGGGGTCAGCACCACTGACATCTTGTAGTCTGCCTGAGGAATGATGGTATATGGCTGATGAAATTGTTTGCCGGCACAGTCCAACGTGCCGTGCAGATGAGGGGAGACTGTTTGGATTCCTCACGGTTGCGCGACATCTGTCTCCGTCCACAGGCATGGAAGAAAAGGTGGTTTGTGCTCCGGAGCGGCCGTCTCACCGGGGACCCTGACGTGCTGGTGTATTACAAAAATGACCACTCCAAAAAGCCCATCCGCATCATCAACCTAAACCTGTGCGAGCAAGTGGATGCCGGGCTGACCTTCAACAAGAAAGACCTGGAGAACAGCTTCATCTTTGACATCAAGACCATCGAGCGGGTCTTCTACCTGGTGGCTGACACCGAGGAGGAGATGAACAAGTGGGTCCGCAGCATCTGCGAAATTTGCGGGTTCAACCCCACCGATGATGGTAAGAACTCAgggtcatatttttttttttccaaaccggtCCTCAGTTACCcctagacagtccatgtttttgctccctcttaggtaatgagctgggagggagcaaaaatgtagactgtctggcagggagctgagaaacactgcagcCTAGTCCATGGCTCCTACTAATGGGTTTTCAaggcaggtcacatgacacaggtTAAAGAACGTTGGGTCTGCTGGAGAAGGTGCTTATTCTCAGTGGCAGCCATCAAAGAGGCACATAATCAGTCCCATAAGGGTCAAAAGTGAGGTATGCAACTCAGAGCCCCTCTCAGTTCCCCCTCTCATTTGGCAGGATAATTCAAGTAAACATATTTGATACTGTGCTTTTTCTAATATGGTTGCACCACAACACTTAACACAAGACAtagcaaaaacagaaaaaacctGAAGCAAGAAGTGATACATGCAGCATCCCAGTTGGACTCAGAAGCAATATAAATTATACAATATTTAACATCAGCGGAACCAAAAATTCCCTGTATCCACACTAGAGGAGGAAAGTATCTGTGTTCCACAGCCCTCTGGTTGGATCTTCTGTCATGGACCTCTTGGAATTTTGATGCTTCAGAGTACCTAGGAGTGTGGGAGAACCTTGGCCCTTGGGATATACTGAAGCTGAGCATGGAAGTGTGATTTTTAAACCTGATCTCTGCCACTCTGGGCTTCAGTTATTAGCCAGCTCTGTTGTCTTAGTTTCTTTTGTATCCATGCCAACATTCATCTCCCTCCCCACCAGTAGGGCTTAAGCCCTCCCTTCCCTTCCCTCACTCCCACCCTCACATTTTGTAGCCAGCATACACAAACAAGCTAAAGCTCTGCAACCCATCAGTgtgcagttgtgtgtgtgtgtgtgtgtgtgtgagagagagagagagcaggccgTCAGGCTTGAGTGGCCATCATTTGTGACCATGGAAAATGTGGGGGCCCCCCTCGGTGTTTTCTGGAGTTGGCCGTCCGTGATCCTGTCTGTCGGAAGGCCATGTTCTGCAGATCAAAACCCTTTCTGCCatttaaccctaaccctaaccctaaacctaaccctaacccccagagAATAGTTATGCTGTGATTTGGGTTTCTGGAGGACAGTTGGGGAATGTATACTCAGCTGCGGCACTGTAGGCGTTGACATGTCTGGTGGTGAAGCAGTGCTTCCCTGCAAAAGATGTTAGCATTGCCTAAGCTTTCTTTGGGTTTGCTAAGGAaatgaagaccccccccccccaccccggtcgAGCCAATTCAGTGTAGGGAGGAAAATACATGAATCCCGTTGTCCAGGGTTTGTTGCTGACCACCTGCTTATATCAGCCATCAGGTTCCTGGTCCTGGTCAGGAGTAGTCTGTGTTTAGGATTGGCAGGATATAGTTGACCTTGTCTGAAACTTCAATTGAGAGTTTGAAAAGCTTCAAAAGAAACAATTACAGTATCTTCAAAAGTAAAGGGTCAGCTAGTTTCTTGCGATAACAGATAACAGGGGACCTTGAACAACTGGTGGTTTCTGGCAAAGCAAGAAGTTCAGCTCTGAGGAGGCCGTCAGGCAAGGCTAGGAGTAGGATCGGCCCTGGGACCCTGCTGAAGGCgcggggtggctgggggggtggcTTTTTACTGCAGGATGAAATCAGCAGCTTTCAGTGCAAACGAAGGACCCCCAGACCCCATTGATAAGTCCGCCTACCTGTAACCTTGAGGAATGGTAGTGAGGCCATGAACGTGCCCTGGGGGGGAAGCAATGTATTGAGCAGCAAATCaccggaaaaaaaaacaacctggtGGACCTGAGGAACTGACAACTTGAGGCTGTGTGGGACTCTACTTATCCCTGGCATGAGGGAAATCGACTTTTTAGGTCTTCAGTGGAAATTTGTCCACAACCATTCAAAAtccatgtctgtgtctgtgacaaAACAATCAGTTATAACATGAAGATACACAGCATCCACCCTCGGCAGACAGATCATGTGACTGTCAGCCTGACAAAATCATTTGCCATCTGTTTCATATAATGTCTCATACCATTTCAGTGGGATGTTTAAAAAGGACACTCACTGTACAGCTATCAAACTGAAGGGTATTTAACATGTATCAGAGACAGAGTTAGCTAatccaggtccagagagtaaaagtccagaccaagattttgtttcaaccaaccaattaagcataaagagtcacagtcacagagtactcaactggttggttcaaacaaaatcccggtctggacttgaATTACCCAACTCATCAGCGAGAAGCTCTGGGTGGGATGCGATGCGTTTATCATTGTTCCTTCAGACACGTGGACACCATGGGGTTCCGGTGTATGTTTGTGAAACATAATCAAGGCTGTGTTTAGATTTGGAGCTTGAAGCTGCCTGTCTCCAGCAGAGCGACAGTGGAGACAGCAGTGACTGGTTGTGGAGTTTTCATTCCTGTCCCCTGTAGGGCCGACGACAGCTGTAATAAGAGACATTCCCGACACAAAGCGAAATCAGTAGCAGTAGGCTTGCAAGCTCTCCACTTTATCTCCGTCCATATTTCACTTTCTACCCCCTAGGAGACTATCCACAAAGCATCTTTGTCCTTACCTTTTGACACACATACAAAGCGgttggcatggggggggggggagagagtggTGATACAGGCCATATTACTCCTGGAGTTCTCTTGTGTAGTAATAAGGGCGATGAGTTCAAGAGTTTTCAAGGCTGAACAGGCAAGAAAATGGGCAGCCCTTGGAACACCTCATTTCCTTGTGGTCTGGAGTCGATTATCCAGAATAAACAGGCTCTGCAGCTCAGTGCTTTCCTCTGTCAGCAACATGTGAGCAGCGTGACACTGTTCATGAAACTTCCCCCGCTGTTTCCAGCCGTCGCTGAGATTCTGAATTGTGCCTTGCAAACTTAATTCGTGGCttgtcttttatttatttaaatttctattttagtacaaaaaaaaaatgcgatATGCTTCGCGGCAACTGCAGTGATTGTTATATCACTGATTAGTTAATTACTCAATAAAGAGGGTTCAGCTGGAACAGGGACTCACCACTGGGACTGGGGTCGGTTGCTTTCCAGACTCACGGAAGCCACCGGCACACTCCGGCGGCGCTGTGGTGGACGTGCCCCCGCACCCGGCACATGCTAGCATCGCCCCCCCGGTCATCGCCAGTGTGCCGCCCCCCTACCAGCCCGTCAGCGTCCGGCACCTGGAGCATTCGTCCGACCTGGAGGAGCCGCAGGAATATGTATTACTGGTGAACTGCGAGAGCAAGAAGCCGGACACCAGGTGAGACGTGCGACCGACGTCTGAATGGATGAAATGCGGTCACTGGGTTACAGTGGAAAGGGTAGAATCGCTGTCTTTGAATATGTGCTTAAATGGGTGTCGGAGGGTTGATCTGTTAATCCAGGTTTCTTTTAACTTGGTCTTTTTTTTGTCTAAGAATAAAATTTTACCTCAGTTTTCAGCTTAAGGATGTTGGTTTTCCGTGCAGCTGGCTTTTTACGTTCCATAGTGGCGTTTGAACACTGCACCAGTGGTGCACTTTCCATACAGGATGGTGAACAGAGTGCATAGGCCGACGCCCATCCCTGACCATAAACTGATCTGCCTCCCTCGTGTCATCGCTGTAGTTCCCTGGGACACGGGGACCAGGAGTACATGCTCCTCGAGCAGTGTGAGAGCAGGAGCGCTAGCCTGTGAGTGTGTTGTGCTGAGAtgggagctgtgtgtgtgtgcgggtgtgtgtgtgtggagtgatGTGCACACATGCTCGTGTGTACCCCCGTACACTTGCATGATGCCTCCCACAAACGACCGCTTACCGTTTTATACACCTGCAGAACAGGGTTGATATTTACCCGCGCAGACGTACAACTGCAGACACACACTCGAACAGATACTTTCACAATTCCACGTATACTCGATGACGTATTTGCGTGTGCTCACTgacagtcacacacaaacaggaaTCCCATGCATGATACAGGAAACAGATAATGACTAATAAATGACGTGTGAAACCTAGTTATTTTGCACTGTCAGTAATACCATAATTTTTGCTGATTTCCTTATTAGTTTCCAATGGGTAAAACTGGCTAATTTTGACTGCATGTAATAATCACACACTCTGTTCCtgaaatcctggtttaattaaTGGGATGCCCTAACGACGGTACTACAGCTGACAGTAACTGAATAGCTACCCAGCTGTCACTCATGGATGGTTTTGGTTTCCCCCTCTTCTTCCCAGTAGGCCTGTAATCGAGCTGTCCAAGTCCAAGTCCACGGAGACGGACTGCAACGATAACATCCCTTCTCACAGGACCATGAAGCCCTCAAACTCCAAGCATGGCTCCGTGAATGGCTTCTTCCCGCAGTCAGCCGCCATCTATGACTCTCCCCCACCCCGCGCGGCGTCCATGTCCGTAGACACAGGCCTGTATTTGTTGCCGCGCAGTTACTCTCAAGACACTGTACTATTGCCCAAGTCGTCGGCCTCTTCCCCACCCATGCCGGGGGCGGAGTCAGCAGGCGAGCTTCGCGCCTGCGGCGTGCCCCCCCGCCGGGAACCTGTGGAGCATCGTCTCAGACAGGTATCCCTCAGCTATGATATCCCCCCCACTCCCGGGGGCAGCAGCACTTACCAGGTACCCAGGACGCTCGGGCCGGAGGTGGCTGTATCCGTACTCTCGGACgtgccccctccccgccccccaaaaCCCTCCCCAGCCGCCCCACCCGAGCGCTCCCCAACAGAAACGTACGCCATCCCACGCCCGGTCTCGGAGACGGAGAGCAACTACTGCGTCCCCACTGGGGGTCGGACTCACCACAGCAACACCATCAGCGTGATGGACGCCTCTCGCCTCAGGAAAGGTCAGTGCCTGCATTGCTGGCCCACCCCAGTTTGGCCACCCTTATCTCCATGGCCCCACCTTTCACTTCTCCTGCTTCCTTTCGTTACACCTGACCTGCTGTCACTGGTCCTACCCCTCAGTGCCTCCAGTGGGCTTTTGCCTCAATTATCTCCATCCCACACTGGACGTACACTGCAAGCGTCAGACACACAACTGCTTTCAGATGCACACATGCATGCTGCATTCTGCATCATACACTGCCAGTACAAAGCCCTTGTCAGTGtcaaaaaaaattaggaaaggGGGATTGCTCTCCACGCAATCTTTTATCCTATACAATTGGAGCCCTAAAATTTAATTACAGAAGTAAACTTTTCTCTCTCTTCTGATGGAGTGTTTATATTGTCTGTTGTTGTTATAGTAACCCTCGATGAAGACTTTGAAGCGGATGCATGGCTTCAGACAGCTCCCTCTAGTGGCTACGTACAGTAACACGTGGCTGTTTGCTCTTAGATGAATGGCGGGATGTTTATTTTGATGGCTAATGATAAATGGAAGAGCAGAAGAAGCTCAAAGTTGTCATTTTCCGAGACCTTCCCAAGAGTTCGGACTTCGGGAAGTCCAAATCTGGCAGATTTCATGTGAAAATTGAAACGAGGGACATTTATCTAAACATCAAAGCTTCTGAGTTTGCCCACTGGGCACCCAGGTACAAATCAGATTATACTGAAGAGCTGATAGTAGGTAATTTAACAGACGGTGCAACACAACGTAAACATTTCCTTGCAAATGCGCACGCAGTGCTAATGATCGCCCAGTACCGGACTTAGAAAAACCCATCTCACTTGCAATTTGGTTGCATGAGGAACCCTCTGTGTTTGAACCGGGTCAGTAACCATTGGCGCGTGGTTGGCCAGTAGTCATGTGACCAAGGCTGAGCAAACCACAGAAGGAACACGTGTCAAGGGCATCGCACCCAAAACCAAGATGGCCACCTCATAGCCTACCACTGGCACTGATGCCTGTGGTAGCTGTACCAGATGTCGAGGCATACCTGGGGTGGAAGGCCGCTGATGTAGAGTGCTTTCATCCCCAGTGTGTTCACATCAACTGTACGCTTATAGTAAATGGACAGACAAACTCCCAGACTGCAGCACAGTCTCTACCTGTATATCTGTGATTGATTTAATATAGTCTCCATGTATAAACTTACAAATAATTTAATATCAAGTCTGCTATTTCCCATTTCAGCCCCCATCTCATGGCTGCCTCAGGATCTGCCCATTGTAGGGCAGCCTTGAGCAATCGCTTTCAGAAAGTCTTTCTGATTCTTCAGTGAAACGAAACCTACAGGAAATGTTGACCGCGCTCTGCCCGCTTTCCATCCCTAAGCACAAGGTTCTGCTTTCATATGAACCACTGTGGAACAGCACTCTGAGTTCAGCTTGGAGTGTGGAGCACTTAACCAAAAACACCATTCCTGGAATGCTATCTCAAAGGGCATCGTAAAGTCCTCGACACGTCTCTGAGGCCTATTATTATGGCACTGTTATTACGCAACATCGGACTTTTGCGTCATACTCTTGCGAGGCGCATTAATGATTTTGCTTCAGAATAACTCTCATAAACCATTGCGTGGCATTTTTCGAATAATCCCCttcaaaaaaaaagtgcaaatgcCCAGTGGCGGTACTTAATGATTAAATTATAGATTGGATGACATCGGAAGGGTCGGCTTAAACGACACATTGGTGCCAGGGTCAGCTAGAATGACAGGATGCATGATACATGAATAACAAATAACTGCATATTTGCAAGGCAAGCATGTTTAGGATTGAGCTACGAAGAAAAACTTCCATTGAGGGTGATTAGTCCTGGACTCGTTTGTGTGTGGTGACCCTACGGGCACAGACAGCTTTGACTGGGATTCATATAGAAACCAGGCAGTTCTCAAGATGCAGCCTGTGCCGTTTCATTAATTCCCCAAACTCGCTACAAATGAACGATCTTGCTCCGGTAAAAGGGTTTAGCCGCTCGTGTTTGCCGATCAGCTCATGTTTCACGTGGTTTCCTAGAGGCGCGATTTTCCAGGAAGTGACATGCTTAGTCTTGTGCTTCTTGTGAATTTACTTTTCCGGGAATTTTGTCGTCTTTCGTATGCTTATTGCTGCGTCTTTAGCATGAGGTTTGGGCTGATGCTTAGTCTTCAAAACTTATACAATGAGTGTTAAAATTACTCCTACCTATTGCCCTCCTGCTCCTTGCTTACAAGCTGTACTACAAGGAAACTTTATCAGTTCAGAAGAGTACAGAAAAAGGTGTAAAagatgtggtgtgtgtgtgtgtagtggtATATCAATACATTTATGCCTTTTCCAGATTTCGGATCCCAAGATTGCTACGACATCCCAAGAATTCTGTCGGATAGAAGCAGTTCATTTGACTTCAATGACAGCTTAAATGGCAGCTTTGTAAGTCTTTTTTTTAACGTAAGAGATTTTGTTATTGAGAGTTTTGAAGGATTACCCTTCTGTAATTGAAAGGTTTTTCAGTGATTCTGTACAGCCCATCCCCAGACAGAAGAATGTGGCCTTTGCCATtactgtgatttttattttttttgtcatgaaATTGCAGCAGTTTACACAGTTCTGTGATCCTGTTTACCGAGTACAGAAGAGCAATCGCATGATTGCGTCCAGCAGTGCTTCGATGGAGGAGGTGGATGAGAACTATGTACCCATGAGTGCCAACTCGCCCTCCCACCATCAGATGGGGAGCATGGTAGAGCTCATCCACGAGACAAACTACGTGCCCATGACGCCAAGCCCGGCCGAGTTCTCCTCCCTGGGCAAGCAGGTCCCCCCACCAGCACACATGGGCTTCCGCACCAGCCCCAAGACCCCACCGCGCCGGACCATGCTGATCAGTGACTGCCAGCCCCCACCAGTTCACCGCAACCTTAAACCGGACCGGAAAGGTGAACTGGGAGGACGGGGTTCTGTGTGTACCTGAATGTGAGCGTGTGTCTGTGCACACAGGTATGTCAGGATGATGCTCAGTGTGTCTGCATGACCATCAGTATATCTGTTTGGTCAAAATGGCTACTTTTCTAATGAATTCCTACTCCTCTCTCTCCATCACACTCTATTGTTCTGCATGCTTGACAAGAGAATCGTACATTTATGAGTTTCTGTGTTTGGGTCAGCTAAAAGGATAGCAGTTCTTGAATTCAGACCAATGTAAATGGACaggctgccattttttttttttttttttaactattctTAACATCTTCAGTATAAGTCACCATGCAACCTCTTCCTATTGGTTCCAGCTGGTACTAAATATGGCAGGGGGGCCTGGGCTTTGGGGGGAATTCCGAAGCCGCCGTTTTTAGCATTTTGGTATTTTGTTCCTTTCGCTGGCACCCGCCgcgtgattccccccccccccccccctcacctccgTTCCCATTGTTACCCGCTGAATGGGCCCCTTTGATTACACATTCACCCTGCGTGTTACTGCAGAGGAGGGAGgatgggggagtgggggtgggggggttccaTAACAGAACTGCCACAGGAGTGCTGCTTGATTTTTGGAATGGCATTCACTGTAAAACAAGAGGAATTGGAGGTTGTGCTATGAGGATGATGAAACACACACCCACGGTACGTTGTATAATGAAGGGACAGGCACAGACCCATCACCCACAAAACCTGCGCTCCCTCTTTGGCTTTCATGGTCTCTGGTCCATGAAGGAGTGTTCTCATCTTCCACCTGGTGGTCAGGAATGCTTCCTGTTGCCACTGTTTTTCTGTGCAAGACACTCTACGCTAGCTTAAGGCTTGTTGCCGCATCGCTCTGCTATGATCTGTGGCTCCGTACAGCTTGTCTTGAATGAATGGATTGTCTTGCATGTGATTGGGGTATGATAGGGATCTCTGATCCCCCGGCAGGGGACGCGTCCCCTTTCCAGTTTCTGTTTTTGCTGCTTTTTCTACAGCTGAACTTCAGTTTGACGTCCTGCTCGCCAAGTTACGGGTCACACAGAGAGCAGCTGTATGCTCTATCCATTTGCTTTGCATGGGGAGGTGGCTGAGATGGTGAGAATTAAAGGTTTGGTTTAAAAGAGTGTTCTTTTCTTACCAATCAGGTCAGAGCCCAAAAGTAAGGGTGAAGCCGATTGGTTTAGAGCGAACTGATTCACAAACCGTAGGTGAACTCCCAGGACGCCGCAAGGGTAGGTACagtgctgtttttttaaatacgaATTCTGACGGTTCTGTTTTTTGCAGTTTCTTCGTTTAACCGTTTAAATATAGATGGATCTTTCACTAATTAAAACCATCAAAAGAAAAGACAATTCAAGTCTCCGGAAGTCTCGTGTTCTGTTCATATTGTGTTTCTCTGTTTGCTTTCCCATTTCATGATACATATACACACGCTATCAAAAGACACTTAGTGCATTTTGGGCCCACAGGTTTCTGATACCCTTCTCTTTGTGTCTGAAGAAAGATGCTTTGACACCTTCTTGCTACATCGGCTGAAGTATAAGCCCTGTGCTCATCACATATGTCCCTTTAGCAGAGGCGAAGAGCGTTATCAGGCGAGACAAGGCAGACTTCTGCTGGCTGCATGTGAGCGCCGGTGCattttagagagtctgctttaCAAGGCCACTGTGTGTTTCTGGTTAtcagtgtttgttttgtgtGATGAATCCCACCAGCTGGTGCCCGTCAGTTAGCCCGCCAGAGACATTTATCCAGAAATACGGCAGATTGCCCCCTGTTGGGGCGTTGCTGCAGCTGGACGTCCTCCAGCCCCAGCTGCGTAGAGATAATTACCAATGACGACAGGAACGTGTTACCATCCCGAATGTGCTCTCATGGccattttcattcattcttGATCCAGTGTTCCTGTGCCACTGCGACGCTGTACCTCCTGGTTTTTCACTGGGCCAGTGAGCGACGCAGCTTCTGTGGTCATGCAAGGTTGCGATTAAAGCGACGAGCCACACACCTGTAGACACAATGAGAAACGCGCGTGCCAGCTGTTCACAGTAGTACAGGAATGCTGCAGTCGCATGAGATCTGGGGATTATGAGGAGTGGCTGCCTGTTATAC is part of the Paramormyrops kingsleyae isolate MSU_618 chromosome 25, PKINGS_0.4, whole genome shotgun sequence genome and encodes:
- the gab1 gene encoding GRB2-associated-binding protein 1 isoform X3, with protein sequence MSGGDVVCSGWLRKSPPEKKLRRYAWKKRWFVLRSGRLTGDPDVLVYYKNDHSKKPIRIINLNLCEQVDAGLTFNKKDLENSFIFDIKTIERVFYLVADTEEEMNKWVRSICEICGFNPTDDDSRKPPAHSGGAVVDVPPHPAHASIAPPVIASVPPPYQPVSVRHLEHSSDLEEPQEYVLLVNCESKKPDTSSLGHGDQEYMLLEQCESRSASLPVIELSKSKSTETDCNDNIPSHRTMKPSNSKHGSVNGFFPQSAAIYDSPPPRAASMSVDTGLYLLPRSYSQDTVLLPKSSASSPPMPGAESAGELRACGVPPRREPVEHRLRQVSLSYDIPPTPGGSSTYQVPRTLGPEVAVSVLSDVPPPRPPKPSPAAPPERSPTETYAIPRPVSETESNYCVPTGGRTHHSNTISVMDASRLRKDFGSQDCYDIPRILSDRSSSFDFNDSLNGSFQFTQFCDPVYRVQKSNRMIASSSASMEEVDENYVPMSANSPSHHQMGSMVELIHETNYVPMTPSPAEFSSLGKQVPPPAHMGFRTSPKTPPRRTMLISDCQPPPVHRNLKPDRKGQSPKVRVKPIGLERTDSQTVGELPGRRKARPAPLEIKTLPEWEELPAPVHSPVTRSFAREEESFYCTVPITPVKREVSGLDTLEESMKLGPQMSTDGGSSPTTKTKADKQVEYLDLDLDTGKSTPPRKKKSNGTGSSVSDERVDYVVVDQQRTQALKNTREAWNDERQSTETDTSTKGSK
- the gab1 gene encoding GRB2-associated-binding protein 1 isoform X1; this encodes MSGGDVVCSGWLRKSPPEKKLRRYAWKKRWFVLRSGRLTGDPDVLVYYKNDHSKKPIRIINLNLCEQVDAGLTFNKKDLENSFIFDIKTIERVFYLVADTEEEMNKWVRSICEICGFNPTDDDSRKPPAHSGGAVVDVPPHPAHASIAPPVIASVPPPYQPVSVRHLEHSSDLEEPQEYVLLVNCESKKPDTSSLGHGDQEYMLLEQCESRSASLPVIELSKSKSTETDCNDNIPSHRTMKPSNSKHGSVNGFFPQSAAIYDSPPPRAASMSVDTGLYLLPRSYSQDTVLLPKSSASSPPMPGAESAGELRACGVPPRREPVEHRLRQVSLSYDIPPTPGGSSTYQVPRTLGPEVAVSVLSDVPPPRPPKPSPAAPPERSPTETYAIPRPVSETESNYCVPTGGRTHHSNTISVMDASRLRKDFGSQDCYDIPRILSDRSSSFDFNDSLNGSFQFTQFCDPVYRVQKSNRMIASSSASMEEVDENYVPMSANSPSHHQMGSMVELIHETNYVPMTPSPAEFSSLGKQVPPPAHMGFRTSPKTPPRRTMLISDCQPPPVHRNLKPDRKGQSPKVRVKPIGLERTDSQTVGELPGRRKARPAPLEIKTLPEWEELPAPVHSPVTRSFARDPSRFPMPSRPPSVHSTASSDESDECEENYVAMYNSSMPSDDTSMKLGPQMSTDGGSSPTTKTKADKQVEYLDLDLDTGKSTPPRKKKSNGTGSSVSDERVDYVVVDQQRTQALKNTREAWNDERQSTETDTSTKGSK